CAGATGATTTGGAGATATTCTCTTGATGGCACATCCACATCATGTTATCTATACCACGGGCTGAGCATTGAGATCTATGTGTCCAATGGATAAGAAACTAAGATACAAGCACCGCATCTATGTAGCATCAATAGAGATTGATGCACTTGACATACTGTCCACACCCATAATATATGATGGCATACAGGTCCATCCATACAATAAGAGCTACTTATTTGGCCTATGGATGCCGACATAAAGAGAAGATCCGTTAACATATACTAACAGACAAAACAATATGGCTTCAATTTGACTATCTTGGGTCTTTTCGTCAATTTTAAGCTTACATGCATGGGTCAAGTAGATAATCATGACCTTTCACAAATCTAAATACCTTGTGTTTAAGTATACACTATATGAATTTGTCTATTTATTAGATGCACATATCTAAATACTTAAAGTGGCCCATGTATATTCCAAATTATTATGTTCTACATATATGGTATAATTTACTATTGCTTGTTAGTTCATTCTTTGATGAGATAAGCATTTATATAACCATAAGAACCATAAACTTACCAATATTTAGAAATTATAGTGAATTTAGATAGTTGGCTTGTGAGACATCCTTATGCGGATAAAAAAACCATACCTAATCCTGACATGGAAAACTAGTCATGTTACATCCTTAGTTGGATTACAGGTCTAAGTTGCATAGGGTGTTAAAAAGTCTAAAACAACACTAATTAAAGGCCCAAGAGAAACCCACCAGAGGTGGGCACTAGCACTCCAAGCATTCTATATATAGGATACATCTACCCTCTTATTTTCTCACAAAACACAACGAGATacaactcccccccccccctcaactAGCCCATTCAGTTCTCTCTTTTCCACTTCTTGCACATAATCATCTCCATGGCTAGTCCATTCGGTGTCTTGGTTTGTCTACTCATAGTGCTACCACAAATCCTTGCTATTTCTAGCCCCATCGACAAGATTGCACCTCTTAAGACATGTCAGTTCCCTTGTATGACCGAGGTTAACTTGCATTTGTTCTTGCACCAATTCGTCGACGGGCCAAACAACCCAAATCGCAATGAGGAAACCTTACTCCAAGCAAGTTTTCCTTTTGGGTTTGGGACGACGATAGTTCATGACTGGACTCTTACCGAGACAACAAATTCCAGAGACACGGTTGTTGCACGTGTACAAGGTGTGCATGTCCAGGCTGGTTTAACCAAGCCTAACAGATGGTACACGACTCATAACATAGAGTTTCAGCAAGGAAGGTAATATGTTTCGCTACTTTTCAATATCTAAGTATATTTCATGAGTTCTTTGCCTGCAACATTAAATTTATGTCCTTACCTGTACTATATTTGTAGCCAAAGATTTCACACACCTTACTAGTGTATAGACACATATTAATAAGTGTGCATTTGTCAAACTCTACATGCACTTCTGACCCTATGACGGAACTTTCTATTTTGAACATGAAACAGGTTTGCGGGGTCCACCCTTCAAGTGATGGGTATAACCGCAGGTTTGGAAAGTGGGCAGTGGTCTATTGTCGGCGGAACTGGTCAATTCATTATGGCACAGGGTATAATAAGTTTCACAAATCATCCGGCCTCTACTTTTGAAGATGGTATTAAAGAACTCAATATTCGTGTACGCTTCACAAGGGATATTACACAAGCCGTAAGTAtaatattatgagtttatattcAAATTCTTGTGCTCTATCTGTTGAAGGGAAATGGATTGTACCGTACATATTATCCTACTGAAACTGCATTACATTAAGATATTTGTCGACATTCAAGTGCAAATGCATTAGCCATATTTAACTAAATCAAATGCTTGTTGAATGTTTTGTGCATTTAGTTTATAGGGTGTTGCATATCAAGTAATGAAGCTTTATGTACAAATGCTTGACATGACACTAGCCATGGTTTCACTTTTCGCTGCAGGCTTGAGGTGCATCTCGTCCGTTGAAAGACTAGTGCCAATGTCAGTAATTTGACGGGGAAATGTGTTTGCACTTTGCTTGTAGTGTGATGGATCATTGTTGTGGTCTGACTGTGTCATTAGAGTATGCGTTAGCATACCCTCTTTCTATCTTTCACTCAAAATATCATGTGGGTTTCTCGCACGGTGCATATCCAGTCCATAATCTGTGTCAACCCATCTGTTTGTTGGTGTCTATGTAATGTCTTGGTTATGATGTGGAATAATGGAGCTTGTTTGTTTGAGAAAGTGTTATACCCACATAATTATATTATTTGTGTTAATCATGAGACAAGCATATATGAAAATTTAAAGCAAAATAAATTAATGAACACAAGACCACCGTTATTCATACACTTAACAGTGTCTATCCCAAAAGAAGTTTACCTCAAGGACCATAAGAGCCCCATTGTTTTCCACAACGTCTAGAATAATTGCCAATAAAGATATCACACAGGCGGCCATGACATAATGCAATCATATAAAAATGATAGCCATGTTATTTGGTAGCATCGACAGATGCATATACATGTCTTGTACTCTTTTTACAAATACACAAAAGATTTGTGCATTGATGTATTGCAAGGGGACAAATTGATGCATGTTATAGAATTGAGGCTCTTAACCACAAGGACCTAGGCTCGACCTTGACTCGAACAAGGCAGGGCTATAACGGTTGTACTTCCtccataaagaaatataaaagtgtttagggAGAGCGGCGTTACTGAGATGGGCGGCATCTGAACATGTTATCTTGGTCATACGTCCAACTCCAGGGATTTGCGCTAGTGGGTCCATGGCAGGAAATACGGGTGGAAGAAATTGACGTTGACTGGCGGTATACGGGGATGAACAGTGATGTACGCCAGCGCCCGGGCTCGTCTTTTTGAAATGCACATTACGCTGACGAGCCGAGCCGTCGATCGGGTCCGTCACGAGAACTTGACCCAAGGATCAGAAACGTAATCGCGCCATCTGctgcttagagcatctccaacagccgcgcaaCACGCGACGCGCTAAAAGTCATAATACAGCGCCGGGTGAGCCAGGTTTTGCGCGCGGCGGTGCTCTGGTTCCAGCGGCCGCCGCAAAATAAAGCGCGCCCGAGCCGCTCCAGGAGGCGTGctatattttattttttttcttgtgGAGAACAGTGATAGTTCGGCACATAGCCTGCTTCTACGATACAAAATGTGTACATAATTCATAGTCTTCTCCTACAATAGATAGTTTATATAGTTCTACGATATAAAAAAGACGGAAAACAACAACTACTCATCATTCTCCGACTCGGACTCtgcctcggtgatgtcctcctctggCGTTGGAGCGTAGGCGTCAAGGAACCGCTTGTCGCGGGAGTCATAGGATGACGCATCTCCTAGCGCGATGTTGTATTTAGCGACCGCCTTCCGTGTTCgtttgtcctcgcgataggcggctcgctccttcctcctctcctccctctccgccctcctctcgGCAAAGAACTGTTCCTCGTTGATGATATCTTGCGGGAAGTGTTGCCTTCACAGTGCCATGGCTTTCTCGTCCATCTCGGCCAGGCTGAGACGGCGCTCCCGCCTCCGGTTTTTGCGCCGATCCTCGTTGGTGATAAGCCGCGGGAAAGGAGCCAACTCCTGTGCCCGCTCCGGCGTCGCCACGTTGGTGAAGTTCATGTCCCAACGGGACCGCCGGAGGCGCCATGCCGcagcgtcgtacgcgcgggcgccATCCTGGGGGGTGTCGAAGGTTCCAAGGCCGAGGCGCACGCCGCCTAACCGGATCGAGGCGGAGTAGGTGCCGGACGATCGcacgcggacgccgcggtagccCGAAGCTCCACGACGGCGAGGCGGCATGGTGGCGCAGTGGTGTCGTGTCGACGGCGAGGAGAGAAAGCGCTAGAGGGAGCGAGAGAGAGCGGCAGAGGGTGCTGCAATTTATAGACGCGTCGGACGCGGTGCGCCAAATGTAGCGCGCGAGCCACCGCCTTTTCCCCCGCGCGCACGCTAGTTTCCCGCCACCGCTGGAGCGCGCGAAAACGTCCCGCGCACACTAAAAAGCCAGTTTACCGCGCGTGCGCTAATTTTCCGCCACGGCTGGAGCGCGGGAAAACGTCCCGCGCGCGCTAAAATGCCAGTTTACCCCGCGCGCGCCTTTTgacgcggctgttggagatgctcttagacaCGCGCCGTCTGCTGCAGGGCCAACCAGCGGCCAATACGTCTCCTGACAGACCCCCACCACTCAAACAACCACAATTCCTTTTTCCTAATTTACAGAATATATTTTTGCCTTGCCTTATCCAGCGGACTGCTGCTGTTCCACACTCCATAGCCTCTCCTCGTACAGCTCCGTGAAAGATGATTCCGACGAGGTGAGGTCTGCCGCTCGGCGCCGTAGCTAGCGGCCAGACGGGAGCTGTCGCGGCTAGCGCCGCCCGCCTCCGGCCTGCTGCGCCGCGTGGGGCAGTGGCCTTGACTGAAGGCAAGATGGGGTCCGTGCAAGCTAGCTCCGCTCGCTTCAGCCGCGCTGCCCCTCACGGGGCTGTATCCTTGGCCGGTGGGAAGACGGGGCCCGTCGCGGCTAGCACCGCCCGCGTCCGGCGCGTCCAAGGCTGTGGCCGACCCGCTCCCTCGTAGAAGGTGGAACCACAGCGCGTGCACCCAGTCGGCGGGCGCGGCCGTGGCCGGTGGCGAGATGCCACGGGAGGTCGTTGGGTCACACTTGAAGAAGCGTGAGCTCGATGCATCTCAACAGGCAAAGGTGATtctagttgcttgcttctatCTGTCTACTGTACTAGCTAACCAGCTCTCACTTATCCACGTATTGACATATGTACTGTACTGTACTTCTATGTATTGTATGTTGGGGCAAAATAAGCCATGCTCTGCCGAGGTGACCGACGTAGGGCGCGCCAGGTCTGGTCCGGCAAGGGTGTGGGCATGGGCATGTGTGTTTAGTCTGAGCTGCGCCGGTCTGTGGCTGGGCCTGCGATCGTGCAGCGATAGATGCCCAGGTCTCGCGGATGAGTAGGTTGCTCACGTTGGTGGGAGACCGGGTAGCCAGGGCGTAGAGTGAAGTCTATTTTGAACCTTGAATTCATACGCCTCGTTCAAATTGAACCCTAACCTTCAAATCCCTGAAGTCTGCACCCTGTAGTCACTGATCCCGGTCTATCTCAACCCTTAACCCGTTAGACCATGTTTGGCTCGCTAGGAAAATGATGATCCCAGCCGGGATCAATCTCTGCTGTCACTGAATAGACGGGTCCATGTAGTTGCAGATCACCGGCAAACACGAACGAGAGGTTGAAGACAGGGTTTTGCGCTGCGTAACAACTTGCAGCTTTTCTGTTTCTGTTCTTATTTATCTGAACCCCAGTTGGAGCTCCTGAAAAACAGCAAAGACATGGTCGTGCTCGTCGAGCTTACAGGTCGTGCCATCCCACGACGCTCCGACGTGCATGAGCCCTACTTGCTCGCGGCGAGGAATGCGTGATCCATGCCATTCCATGGCTATCCCTACGGCGAGCTGAAGACTAGCTAACTACCTAACAGAACGCTAACAGAAACTGAACTCGTACGTGTACAGGCACACGCTGACGGTCAGTGTTATTCAGAGAAGTGTAAACTGAACTAACTGAAAATACTGAGCTAACTGAAGATAGCAACAGTGCAGCTGATTATCTGACAAATCACCCCCTAATCTGCTGCACCTGTGTGATCCCAAGCCTGTGTCGGAGCTCACTGAACTGTGTTCTGCCCAGCGACTTAGTGAGGATATCAGTGATCTGATCACCTGTTCTTACATGCTCAACATCCACTCTGCCCAGCTCAACACACTCTCGAATATAGTGATACCTGAGATCAATGTGTTTACTTCGCTCATGATGGACTGGGTTTTTCTGAGCTCAATAGCTGACTTGTTGTTGATCTTCAGCTTAACTTTCTGAACTCCATCGCCGAGCATCTCCGCAAGCAGTCTGCTCAACCACACAGCCTGTGTAGCTGCTGTTGCTCCTGCTATGTATTCTGCCTCACAAGATGACAGTGCCACAATCTTCTGTTTCTGAGATGACCAAGTGATCACTCCC
This sequence is a window from Aegilops tauschii subsp. strangulata cultivar AL8/78 chromosome 7, Aet v6.0, whole genome shotgun sequence. Protein-coding genes within it:
- the LOC109737839 gene encoding dirigent protein 5-like — protein: MASPFGVLVCLLIVLPQILAISSPIDKIAPLKTCQFPCMTEVNLHLFLHQFVDGPNNPNRNEETLLQASFPFGFGTTIVHDWTLTETTNSRDTVVARVQGVHVQAGLTKPNRWYTTHNIEFQQGRFAGSTLQVMGITAGLESGQWSIVGGTGQFIMAQGIISFTNHPASTFEDGIKELNIRVRFTRDITQAA
- the LOC109737837 gene encoding ethylene-responsive transcription factor 13-like, whose protein sequence is MPPRRRGASGYRGVRVRSSGTYSASIRLGGVRLGLGTFDTPQDGARAYDAAAWRLRRSRWDMNFTNVATPERAQELAPFPRLITNEDRRKNRRRERRLSLAEMDEKAMAL